Proteins encoded together in one Salarias fasciatus chromosome 17, fSalaFa1.1, whole genome shotgun sequence window:
- the LOC115404431 gene encoding leucine-rich repeat neuronal protein 3-like yields the protein MKDVPFVDCLFVGLAMASLVVATEVRPDCPKLCVCEIRPWFSPSSVYMEAQTVDCNDLGLFSLPEKLPVGTQVLLLQTNNVAKIDQPLDYLANITEIDLSQNNLSSISDIHLGTLPQLLSLHMEENWLQELPDRCLSEVPNLQELYMNHNLISSISPLSFQGLSSLVRLHLNSNKLKVIKKEWFEPMPNLEILMIGENPVLSIDDMNFKPLSNLRSLVLTRMNLSQLPDDALAGLDNLESISFYDNIFPEVPHSALRNAKNLKFLDLNKNPIARIQRGDFVDMLHLKELGINSMPELVSIDSFALNNLPELTKIEATNNPKLSYIHPNAFYKLPRLETLMLNGNALSALHRITVESLPNLREVSMHSNPIRCDCVVRWMNMNKTNIRFMEPDSLYCVEPPEYEGQHVRQVHFREMMEICLPLISPESMPGHVKAQNGSSVSLHCRAFAEPEPDIYWITPLGTRILPNTVSDKFYMHPEGTFDIYDITEDEAGLYTCVAHNLVGADLKSVSVEVNGYFPQPTNGSLNVEVKSVEANSILVTWKAGPGTLAPNIKWYTVSDANHPTTAFTTRVPSDIQVYNLTHLSPATLYKVCVDIRSIHYNHDTKCVSVTTKGLELAAKDTEKWDAAVITVFGVLLAVISVACLLIYVSLRNHHLYGDIRKCDSKALLTPVEASGMHSSFFTKLWVSGKGLPSGVEVKATVINVSDNAF from the coding sequence ATGAAGGACGTGCCATTTGTGGATTGTCTCTTTGTTGGCTTGGCCATGGCCTCTTTAGTCGTGGCCACCGAGGTGAGGCCGGACTGCCCCAAGCTCTGCGTATGTGAGATCAGACCCTGGTTTTCCCCTAGTTCGGTGTACATGGAGGCGCAGACGGTTGACTGTAATGACTTGGGGCTCTTTAGTCTGCCCGAGAAATTACCAGTGGGTACACAAGTATTACTACTGCAAACAAACAATGTTGCCAAGATTGATCAACCGCTGGATTACCTGGCCAACATCACAGAAATCGATTTATCACAAAACAACTTATCCTCCATCAGTGACATCCATCTGGGAACTCTTCCTCAGTTGCTCTCCCTTCACATGGAAGAAAATTGGTTACAAGAGCTGCCTGACCGATGTCTGTCAGAGGTGCCTAACCTTCAGGAGCTCTACATGAATCACAACCTCATCTCCTCCATTTCCCCGCTGTCTTTCCAGGGTCTCAGCAGCCTTGTGCGACTTCATCTCAATTCTAACAAGCTAAAGGTTATTAAAAAAGAGTGGTTCGAACCCATGCCAAACTTGGAGATCCTGATGATTGGTGAAAATCCTGTTCTTTCCATCGATGATATGAATTTTAAACCCCTGAGTAACCTCCGCAGTCTCGTTCTGACCAGGATGAATCTCTCCCAGCTTCCTGACGATGCACTGGCTGGTCTTGACAACTTGGAGAGCATTTCGTTCTATGATAATATTTTCCCTGAGGTGCCACATTCTGCCCTGAGAAATGCAAAAAATCTCAAGTTTTTGGATCTTAATAAAAACCCAATTGCGAGGATACAGAGAGGGGACTTTGTGGATATGCTCCATCTGAAAGAACTGGGGATTAATAGCATGCCAGAGCTAGTTTCCATTGACAGCTTTGCCCTAAATAACCTCCCGGAGCTGACTAAAATAGAAGCCACCAACAATCCTAAGCTATCCTACATCCATCCTAATGCTTTTTACAAACTACCACGGCTGGAAACCCTCATGCTAAACGGCAACGCCCTCAGCGCACTTCACAGGATTACTGTTGAATCCCTCCCAAACCTCAGAGAGGTTAGCATGCATAGCAACCCGATCCGCTGCGACTGCGTAGTCCGCTGGATGAACATGAACAAGACCAACATCCGCTTTATGGAGCCCGATTCATTGTACTGCGTGGAGCCTCCGGAGTACGAAGGCCAGCACGTCCGACAAGTGCATTTCAGGGAGATGATGGAAATTTGTCTGCCACTGATCTCTCCAGAAAGCATGCCTGGACACGTTAAAGCACAGAACGGGAGCTCAGTCTCACTCCACTGTCGAGCGTTtgcggaaccagaaccagacatCTACTGGATCACCCCGTTGGGCACCAGGATTCTGCCCAACACTGTGTCCGACAAGTTCTACATGCACCCCGAGGGGACATTCGACATCTATGACATAACAGAAGACGAAGCTGGTCTTTACACCTGTGTTGCCCATAATCTAGTTGGAGCTGATCTGAAATCTGTTTCAGTGGAGGTGAATGGATATTTTCCCCAACCTACAAATGGGTCTCTGAATGTTGAAGTCAAATCCGTGGAGGCAAACTCCATTCTGGTTACCTGGAAGGCCGGCCCCGGCACCTTGGCCCCCAACATTAAATGGTACACCGTATCAGATGCTAATCACCCCACCACAGCGTTTACCACAAGGGTTCCTTCTGACATCCAGGTCTACAACCTCACCCATCTCAGCCCCGCCACTCTGTACAAAGTGTGTGTCGATATCCGGAGCATCCACTACAACCATGACACCAAATGTGTCAGTGTCACCACTAAGGGATTAGAGCTGGCAGCCAAGGACACAGAAAAATGGGATGCAGCCGTAATCACTGTCTTTGGTGTGCTCTTGGCCGTGATTTCTGTGGCCTGTCTGCTTATTTATGTGTCTCTGAGGAACCACCACCTTTATGGGGATATAAGAAAATGCGACTCCAAAGCTTTGCTGACACCAGTGGAAGCTAGCGGTATGCACTCCTCATTCTTTACAAAGCTTTGGGTTTCGGGGAAGGGACTGCCAAGTGGAGTGGAAGTGAAAGCCACAGTCATAAATGTATCTGACAATGCCTTTTAA